The Natronocella acetinitrilica region CCGCAGAGCTGGGTATACGAGTCTGGTAGTGATACGCGCCAGTGAGCACCATGCCGAACAGCAGATGGTTGACCAGTGTGGCCATGCCCCGCATGCCCTCGAACCACGTGAAGCCCATGGTGAGCACATGGAAGTTGACCAGATAGATCACCAGGCCGGCGGCAGCGCCGGTGCCCAGCATGACTGTCAGTGGATTTCTATGGATCAGGGGGATCAGTATCCATGCCGTCATGATGGACAGGCCGAAGTGCAGGAGAAAGGCGACCAGCATCACACCCATGATGGAGTCGGTCTCCACGAGTGCCCCGGTTCCCAGGGCGATTGCACCAATCATGCGCAGCGGAAGCAGGGGACTTTCGCCCCAGAATAGGGCGGCAATCATCATTTGCAGGACAAGGAAAATGACTGCTGCGAGACAGGCGGCGTAGACCGCCTTGAACCACTCCGCGTCATCGAAGTGACGGGCGTAAGCGCGAAAGAGCTGTTCCACGGCTATAACCTCCCACCGCAAGCACGGTAACAAAGCGCTTATTCGGAGTATGGACCGCCGTGTGAATTCTGCCGACGAAAAAAAACCGCCGACCAAAAGGCCGACGGTTTACCGTCAAGGGAGTCGCCTGCTTAGCTGGCAGCCTTGGCGGTGGCTTTGCGCACGTTGCTCTTCGCAGCCTTGTTCAGGTTGCCAGCGCTTTCTTCCGACAGGCTCCGTGCCTTCTGCACGAATTCCTGGTTCAGGGAAACCAGCTTCTCGGCGTCGCTCTTGACCCGCTCGCCGATCTCGCGACCGACTTCCTGCTGATCTTTGATATACGCCTGCACGTCTTCCGGCGTACGCAGCTCAAGGGCGGCGCGGGCACGCTTGATGCCGATGTCGCTGTGTGCGCGGGCGGCCTCAAGCTGGATGTTGAAGATCGTTTCGGCGTGGCTCAGGGCCAGCGCGCCATAGGCGCGGGCAGTGCCGCCGAAAATCTTGTCGAACTGTTCGCTGTAGTCTTTGAAGATCTGCTCGTTCATGGTTTAACACCTCTGTCAGTTTGAAAATCGACCAAGGTGTGGAACCGTTCTCCAACCTTGTTGCGTTGCAGCATAGCAAAGGAATTGGTGCATTGCAACATCGCAATGTCATGTCAGGCTGATTCCGGCTGTCTTTCGGTATCGGGGACGGGAAGACTGAACATTCTCCGATAGTTACCCGGAGTAAGCCCCACCCGGCGCCGGAACAAGCGGCGAAAAAACGAGGTATCGCTGTACCCCACGTCGCTGGCGATCTGCTCTACAGGGAGTCCGGATTGCTCAAGCAGGCGCTTGGCCCGCTCGATGCGGATGTCCTGCAGCCGGTCGGTGACCGAGCAACCCGTGGCTGCAAGAAAGCGCCGCTTCAAAGTGCGCTCCGGAATGCCGGATTGCGCAAACATCGCACTCACGGCGTCACCATCCTGGTAGTGATTCTGCAGCCAGTCCTCGCAGCGGCGAACCACCGCATCGCCATGGGGAATGCGCCGGACCAGCGCGGTATAAGGCAACTGCCCCTCCGCATGCCATTTCAACAGGTAGACGCGGGCAATATGCAGTGCCTCCGCCGGGCTGCCGTGGCGGGCGATGATGTGGAGTGCCAGGTCATGCCACGAGGTTGTGCCGCCGGCGGTGACGATGCGACCGGCGGGGTCGGCGAAAGCAAGACTGGGCTCGGGGCGGAACCGCACGCGGGGGTATTGGGTCCGGAACAGATCCCGATAACCCCAATGTGATGTTGCCTCGCAGTTGTCCAGCAGGCCGGTCTCCGCCAGCAGGATTGCGCCGGAGCAGGCTGAATGCAGCGTGGCGCCTGCCCGATGCTTGTCGCGAATCCATCGAACCAGCCTTGGATGCCGTTCGGCAAGGCTTTCGTTCGGCCCGAGCCAGATCTCGGGAATGATGATCAGGTCCGCCGGCGGGTCATCGGCGATGGCATGGGCCGGTGTCACAGGGATGCCATTACCGCAGGCGAAGGCTGTTCGTTCGGTGGCAATGATCTCAACACTGAACAGGCGCTGGCCCTGGCCGCCTGTCAATTCGTGCCAGAGCGTGCCCGCGGCGGAGAGCACGTCCACCATCCCATAGAGTGCCGATCCGGCCGTTTCCGGCACGGCGACGAGCAAGGCCCTCACCCGCTGCCGGTGGACGCTCGCCATGGTGTCATCCGTCCGCGAAAAGTGGCCCGGAAGGACCGTTCCCGGCCTCCTGACAGCTTTTGCCAGATTCGTCCTGATTCCAGACTACAGCCATCGTCACACGGCCCTGCCTAGACGATGAAACCAACTAACGAGGATGATCAGCATGAACACGCAGACTGACAACGCAGTGCACCGCAATAACGTCAATGGCGTCGACGTGAACGCACTGTTCGACACCATCAACGCCGTGAAGGCGAATACCACACTGGCGGATTCCCAGTTCCGAGCGACAAACCGCTGGATGGATGGTGGCCACAACCGATCCACCATCCAGTCGTTCCGTAGTTGTGGCCAGGAGGACACAAGCCGCAATCGCCCGTTCATCATGGATGCCGACGAACCGGAGGTGCTGCTTGGCAGCGACCAGGGAGCGAATCCGGTGGAGTACGTACTTCACGCTCTGGCAGCCTGCATGACGACGACGGTGATCTATCACGCCGCGGCTCGCGGAATCGCCATTCGCGGCATGCATTCGGCCCTGGAGGGCGATCTGGACTTGCGGGGTTTTCTCGGCCTGTCGGATGAGGTACGCCGGGGTTACCAGGTGATCCGGGTCCGCATGACCGTGGATTGTGATGCCGAACCCGAGGCTCTTGCGGAGCTGGTGCGCTACTCGCCGGTATACGACATGGTCTCCCGTTCCTTGCCCGTGGAGGTGCGCTTCTGTCGGGCCTGACGTCGACACACCCCGCCATGGCCAGGCCGTGGCGGGGTGTACTGGCTCGCTGCCAGCCTAGCGTCGGACGACCAGCAACAGGACTCCGCCCACCGCCGCGCCGATACCACCGATGAGGTACCACATGGTGCTGTCGGTGAATCGGCCCATCATGGTTTCGTGAAGTTGCTCGCCCACGGACTGGCTTGCCTGCCAGCCTGCAAAGAGCAGGATCACGCCAACGACCAGAAGGATGATGCCCATAATCTGTTGTGCCGACATACGGTTACTCCTCGCGGCTCATGGTAGGCCAAGCATAGTCAGGATTGCCGCGATGGCGATCGCCGTCTGCTCCCTGGCGCACATACGCAAACCCGAAACGGGCATGGCGCCGAGCGCAACGGCGTGAATACTTCAGCGCTTCCCTATGCCTTGAGCTTGTAGCCGGTGCGGAAAATCCACCAGATCAGTAGCAGGCACGTGCCAAGAAACAGCAGAATCATCGAGAAGCTGGCCAGCAGGCTGACGTCGGCAATGCCGTAGAAGCTCCAGCGAAAGCCGCTCACCAGATAGAGCACGGGATTGAACAGTGTCACCGTCTGCCACACCGGCGGCAGCATGTTCACCGAGTAGAAGGTGCCGCCAAGGAAAGTCAGCGGCGTGATGATGAGCAGGGGCACGAGCTGCAGCTTCTCGAAGCCGTCCGCCCAGATCCCGATCAGAAAACCGAGCAGGCTGAAGGTGATGGCGGTCAGCAGCAGAAACAGCAGCATCCAGAAAGGATGTGCGATCTCCAGTGGCACGAACAGGCCCGCCGTCGCAAGAATGATGAGCCCGAGGACCACTGCCTTGGTCACTGCTGCGCCGACATAGCCGAGCACGATCTCGAACGACGAGACGGGGGCCGACAGCAACTCGTAGATCGTTCCCGTGAATTTCGGAAAATAGATGCCGAACGAAGCGTTGGACACGCTCTGGGTGAGTAGCATCAGCATGATCAGCCCGGGCACGATGAAAGCGCCGTAGGAAACCCCATCCACCTCGGTGATACGCGAACCGATGGCGGCGCCGAATACCACGAAATAGAGTGATGTCGAGATCACCGGGGAGACCACGCTTTGCAGCATGGTGCGCCTGGTGCGTGCCATCTCGAAGCGATAAATGGCGCGTACTGCATGCAGGTTCATGAGCGATCCTGAACAAGGCTGACGAAGATATCTTCCAGCGAACTCTGTCTCGTGCGCAGGTCGCGGAAGCGGATGCCGGCGGCGGTGAGATCAGTGAGCAGGGCGTCGATGCCGGTCTGGTCACTCTGGCCGTCGTAGCTGTAGACGAGTTCGTGGCCGTCCGCTGCGAGTTCCAGACTGTGCTGCGTCAGCGATTCGGGTATGACCGATAACGGCTCGGCGAGTTGCAGCGTCAGTTGCTTGCTGCCGAGCTTCCGCATGAGCTCCTGCTTTTCTTCCACCAGCACCAGTTCGCCGCGGTGGATAACGCCGATACGGTCGGCCATCTCCTCGGCTTCCTCGATGTAGTGGGTGGTGAGGATGATGGTGACCCCACGATCCCGCAGTGACCGCACCAGGTTCCACATGTCCCGCCGCAGTTCCACGTCCACCCCGGCGGTGGGCTCATCCAGGAACAGGATGTCCGGCTCGTGGGACAGGGCCTTGGCGATCAGCACCCGCCGCTTCATGCCACCCGACAGGGTGATCATCTGGCTGTTGCGCTT contains the following coding sequences:
- a CDS encoding DUF3185 family protein, giving the protein MSAQQIMGIILLVVGVILLFAGWQASQSVGEQLHETMMGRFTDSTMWYLIGGIGAAVGGVLLLVVRR
- a CDS encoding ABC transporter ATP-binding protein, giving the protein MNEQTGLAFERHDSPVETSSVRERASAVAAPALSVSGLCKTYDSGHIALKDINLEISKGEIFALLGPNGAGKTTLISVICGIVNASSGTVTAAGFDVVKDYRSARSIIGLVPQEITRDAFETVWGTISFSRGLFGKPPNDVYLEQVLRDLSLWEKRNSQMITLSGGMKRRVLIAKALSHEPDILFLDEPTAGVDVELRRDMWNLVRSLRDRGVTIILTTHYIEEAEEMADRIGVIHRGELVLVEEKQELMRKLGSKQLTLQLAEPLSVIPESLTQHSLELAADGHELVYSYDGQSDQTGIDALLTDLTAAGIRFRDLRTRQSSLEDIFVSLVQDRS
- a CDS encoding ABC transporter permease, with translation MNLHAVRAIYRFEMARTRRTMLQSVVSPVISTSLYFVVFGAAIGSRITEVDGVSYGAFIVPGLIMLMLLTQSVSNASFGIYFPKFTGTIYELLSAPVSSFEIVLGYVGAAVTKAVVLGLIILATAGLFVPLEIAHPFWMLLFLLLTAITFSLLGFLIGIWADGFEKLQLVPLLIITPLTFLGGTFYSVNMLPPVWQTVTLFNPVLYLVSGFRWSFYGIADVSLLASFSMILLFLGTCLLLIWWIFRTGYKLKA
- a CDS encoding phasin family protein — translated: MNEQIFKDYSEQFDKIFGGTARAYGALALSHAETIFNIQLEAARAHSDIGIKRARAALELRTPEDVQAYIKDQQEVGREIGERVKSDAEKLVSLNQEFVQKARSLSEESAGNLNKAAKSNVRKATAKAAS
- a CDS encoding GlxA family transcriptional regulator, whose protein sequence is MASVHRQRVRALLVAVPETAGSALYGMVDVLSAAGTLWHELTGGQGQRLFSVEIIATERTAFACGNGIPVTPAHAIADDPPADLIIIPEIWLGPNESLAERHPRLVRWIRDKHRAGATLHSACSGAILLAETGLLDNCEATSHWGYRDLFRTQYPRVRFRPEPSLAFADPAGRIVTAGGTTSWHDLALHIIARHGSPAEALHIARVYLLKWHAEGQLPYTALVRRIPHGDAVVRRCEDWLQNHYQDGDAVSAMFAQSGIPERTLKRRFLAATGCSVTDRLQDIRIERAKRLLEQSGLPVEQIASDVGYSDTSFFRRLFRRRVGLTPGNYRRMFSLPVPDTERQPESA
- a CDS encoding OsmC family protein yields the protein MNTQTDNAVHRNNVNGVDVNALFDTINAVKANTTLADSQFRATNRWMDGGHNRSTIQSFRSCGQEDTSRNRPFIMDADEPEVLLGSDQGANPVEYVLHALAACMTTTVIYHAAARGIAIRGMHSALEGDLDLRGFLGLSDEVRRGYQVIRVRMTVDCDAEPEALAELVRYSPVYDMVSRSLPVEVRFCRA